One window of the Flavobacteriales bacterium genome contains the following:
- the ung gene encoding uracil-DNA glycosylase, with product MSSVSLEKSWLEVLQPEFEKDYFKKLKEFLVSQKQLGKIIFPPGNKIFAALDACPFHRVKVVIIGQDPYHGVGQAHGLCFSVNRGVEQPPSLINIFKEIKSDLDIAPPTHGDLSCWAEQGVLLLNATLTVEAHKAGSHQNKGWEIFTDKIIELLNEKRKDLVFMLWGGYAKQKGKHIDSQKHLVLLSGHPSPLSANKGHWFGNKHFSSCNSFLRGKGFGEIDWSV from the coding sequence ATGAGTAGTGTATCGCTCGAAAAATCATGGTTGGAGGTGCTGCAACCTGAGTTTGAGAAGGACTATTTTAAAAAATTAAAGGAATTTCTTGTAAGCCAAAAGCAATTAGGGAAGATTATTTTTCCACCCGGAAATAAAATCTTTGCAGCTCTTGATGCGTGTCCTTTTCATCGGGTAAAAGTGGTCATTATTGGGCAAGACCCATATCATGGGGTGGGGCAGGCACACGGCTTGTGTTTTTCGGTAAATAGGGGAGTGGAGCAACCACCATCGCTGATTAATATTTTCAAAGAAATTAAATCGGATTTGGATATTGCCCCCCCAACTCACGGTGATTTAAGTTGTTGGGCTGAACAGGGTGTGCTGCTTCTAAACGCTACTTTAACCGTTGAGGCACATAAAGCGGGTTCGCATCAAAACAAAGGCTGGGAGATATTTACGGATAAGATAATTGAGCTTCTCAATGAAAAGCGGAAAGATCTGGTTTTTATGTTGTGGGGTGGCTACGCCAAACAGAAAGGTAAACACATTGACAGTCAAAAACATTTGGTGTTGCTTAGCGGGCATCCCAGTCCGCTGAGTGCAAACAAAGGCCATTGGTTTGGCAATAAACATTTTTCAAGCTGTAATTCTTTTTTGAGAGGTAAAGGATTCGGAGAGATAGACTGGAGCGTTTAG